Proteins encoded together in one Lathyrus oleraceus cultivar Zhongwan6 chromosome 5, CAAS_Psat_ZW6_1.0, whole genome shotgun sequence window:
- the LOC127087759 gene encoding uncharacterized protein LOC127087759, protein MFSQRKKKSSSDKNIPKTPNNTSNDASTEHSPHIQLCNNPCCFFCIMKEQNPSLRKSKISTCFKEMPQRDNQEHVLVLSGLWNIAMKQPNDPEFPSLGLFNCMAKLILKGTKNKNWLLQNQNIYIPYYAAHIIGSYTMHREDFAQIAIQSGVIPPLLELLKGKISWVEQRVAVRAFGHLASYKSTFELVSEYESELVKSTMNLASSCLEKIYVEFVSVKTRVEYHRNLLTRGLGDLEMENRKAEEWASQLQCWCIHLLNCFASKDSKSLDLICKKDFLNDLCDMWGGLVNNTSPGGFGLIRILCYNKLGRTKIAESPKVLKSLCNLSRSCDDWQYLGIDCLLLLLKDQNTRYKVIDVDSVDVVSCLVDLVELRRLGDKSNVGETITKVLVQLFEHNKFATNLISLDSMIERKNKERIMSELELKEKMVRAKLIKKEGNKMFSLGKVEEALLKYCEALEVCPLRYRNERMVIYSNKAQCYLFLKDPDSAISDSTRALCLCNPANTHGKSLWRRSQAYDMKGMAKESVMDCIMFMNAFVKSNEYKSVKVPYHVARMFCKQMDDTWLFRNARSKIKSKVIEKIDVSMVENYCEMEGAYDDKKNFMAGLCTIMEEHFDGKEGRRRKMERARRRLKKSVVVARLT, encoded by the exons ATGTTTTCACAAAGGAAGAAAAAATCATCATCCGACAAAAACATTCCGAAAACTCCTAACAACACCAGTAATGATGCTTCAACCGAACATTCTCCGCATATTCAACTTTGTAACAACCCATGTTGTTTTTTCTGCATAATGAAAGAACAAAATCCATCTCTCCGAAAATCAAAAATATCAACATGCTTCAAAGAAATGCCTCAAAGAGACAATCAAGAACATGTCTTAGTCCTCAGTGGACTATGGAACATAGCCATGAAACAACCCAACGATCCAGAGTTTCCTTCTCTAGGCCTATTCAACTGCATGGCGAAACTCATCCTCAAAGGTACCAAAAACAAAAACTGGCTTCTTCAAAATCAAAACATTTATATACCTTATTATGCTGCTCATATTATCGGTTCTTACACCATGCACAGAGAAGATTTTGCGCAGATAGCTATTCAATCTGGTGTTATACCACCATTGTTAGAGCTTCTGAAAGGTAAAATAAGTTGGGTCGAACAAAGAGTTGCTGTTAGAGCATTTGGTCATTTAGCTAGTTACAAAAGCACTTTTGAATTAGTCTCTGAGTATGAATCCGAGTTGGTGAAATCGACAATGAATTTGGCTTCATCTTGCTTAGAAAAAATCTATGTTGAATTTGTATCTGTGAAGACAAGAGTTGAGTATCATAGAAACTTGCTTACAAGAGGTTTAGGTGATTTGGAAATGGAGAATCGAAAAGCTGAAGAATGGGCTAGTCAACTTCAATGTTGGTGTATTCATCTTCTGAATTGCTTTGCTTCCAAAGATTCTAAGTCTTTGGATTTAATATGCAAAAAGGATTTCTTGAATGATCTGTGTGATATGTGGGGTGGATTGGTAAATAACACCTCACCGGGTGGGTTTGGACTCATTAGAATCCTTTGTTATAATAAGTTAGGAAGAACAAAAATTGCTGAGTCACCAAAAGTTTTGAAAAGTTTATGTAATCTCTCAAGATCTTGTGATGATTGGCAGTACCTAGGTATAGATTGTCTTTTATTGCTTCTCAAGGACCAAAATACTAGGTACAAAGTTATTGATGTTGATAGTGTTGATGTTGTTTCATGTCTTGTTGATTTGGTTGAACTTAGAAGACTTGGTGATAAATCAAACGTTGGTGAGACCATCACCAAGGTGCTAGTGCAACTTTTTGAACATAATAAATTTGCTACGAATCTTATCTCTTTGGATTCGATGATTGAAAGGAAGAATAAGGAGAGAATAATGTCAGAGTTAgaattgaaagaaaaaatggtTAGGGCGAAGTTGATAAAGAAAGAAGGGAATAAAATGTTTAGTTTGGGAAAGGTTGAAGAAGCTTTATTGAAATATTGTGAAGCACTTGAAGTTTGTCCATTGAGGTATAGAAATGAAAGAATGGTGATTTATAGTAACAAAGCTCAGTGTTATTTGTTTCTTAAAGATCCAGATTCTGCTATAAGTGATTCAACACGTGCTCTTTGTTTATGTAATCCAGCAAATACACATGGGAAAAGTCTTTGGAGAAGATCACAAGCTTATGATATGAAAGGAATGGCAAAAGAGAGTGTTATGGATTGTATAATGTTTATGAATGCTTTTGTTAAGTCAAATGAATACAAAAGTGTTAAGGTTCCTTATCATGTTGCTAGGATGTTTTGTAAACAAATGGATGACACGTGGCTCTTTAGGAATGCTCGTTCAAAGATAAAGTCAAAGGTAATAGAGAAGATTGATGTTTCAATGGTGGAAAACTATTGTGAAATGGAAGGTG CCTATGATGATAAGAAGAATTTCATGGCAG GTTTGTGTACCATAATGGAAGAACATTTTGATGGGAAAGAAGGTAGAAGGAGAAAGATGGAAAGAGCAAGAAGGAGATTAAAGAAAAGTGTTGTTGTAGCTCGATTAACGTAA